agaaattctaagtaaggaattctgttgacccgagggaaggtgttaggcaccctcgaatcccgtggttctagcacggtcgcttaaattgttataatggctaaatatctgatttaaatacatgttgtgacttatgtgcttttattaagttttaaccgcttttattattatcatttattttacagaattgcaacgtcgtgaaaatgcatctcgaaccccgtcacaatcaatgcacccgtgattgttgatacatttggacttcgttgagatttggattttgggtcacatcaatgtgcacccgaatttaagaatgtgatttaattaagccgtgccaacagagtctaacgcgttattatctttgtagaaggccatgaaatttattaaatggcctatcttgaattctaaataattatcatcagttgttgagggccccgcaattgtttttttttttttttttatctggcgaggcttgtcttattatttttagaagggtatcctacagtgactacatttctattatttttatttccagagatagaagaaaggaaaGTGTGTGTGCTAATTGAAGCATATACTTCAGCTTAAACCAAACTCCTGTCAATTTTGATTGATTACTTTTAAAGTAAAGGAAACGTCATGCCTTTTACGAAAAATGATTTGGTCGAataaaagattacatatgagatagatgaaatgcaatacttaatccgaacatttcttaatttgaacttaactgaacttatttgaactaggttaaaggataactggcgaagtaaaatgctttaatttgacaaggaatcaTATACGAGTTAGCGAAATACAACATTTAATCTGAGCATTTCTTGTATTGAACTTAACCAAActtatgtggactagtcttactaaaaaaaactaaatgaaacagaaaacagtattgtgtaaagtcgaaatatgcatacttatactaacagacaattgtcgagctcaaatacaaaggggtaaaactcagtcggctatcagtatactctttgaactattgaaacataagctaaatcaatttccacaaagcctgttaatgtactatgaatattacagcaaatgTTTGagcttcttcaacctttttcatttcatgctttcaaactgttccaattacatcaatatgggacttgaaatgtgtacctgaaaatgctgaaagtgcaaaggagaagaagaagaaggtgggaatcagcagcagcaaaagggcagaattaacagtagcagcaggacaaaaatgcagcagcaatagcgAGCAAGACAGCAGCAGTAATCAGAACAGCACCAcagaaagaactcaattgaaatttagaagaagaaacactgcctaacgtattgacaatagctgaacttcagacaaacaagaccaagtttctgatttcttaatctgtttttatcttcttcttgcTCTCTCTCTATTCCTCACAGTGTGTTCCCTCTTTCTTCCTGTATTTTCTGATTTCCCCTCCCCTCTAATTCTGTATTTGTTCCTATGCCTCACTCCCTTTTTTAGCTCTCAGGGTCCAGTGTGTATCTCCTCTCCTTCAGATGGTATCTccctttcaaaactcctcacagtatctgtatttttcttttctcttcctctAATTCTGTCTATGTCTATCTCCTAATTCTGTCCCTCTCTATATCTCTATCTCCCTAATATCAGATGGTCTTCCTCCCTTTATAAGCCTCCCTCCTACTCCTTTTAACAGCCTCTTTTtaatatcacagtacccctcccatgtgcccttttcatttttcagattccaattagttatttaagtattaacccccatcaacattccctggcaggctttcctttcctattttattaactaaaagcaagcatgggcagtagaatatatctgacagcatatgctgtcaaaccatttaaaaattgaaagccctttatgcaggaaaaacaggctgtgcacaatgcacatgctgtgcacaagtgcacatgctttccaattcaggatttaaacataaacaatcccttttttacattactgatcaattcaacagctataaatgaacaaaattggttcttaattgattcaaaaatgtttaacagaagcaaatcgatttactatgctcagacagttgaaaactaattgacgactcatgtcgactcgactatattagcattaacatacacaatcgtagccaaaaatcagacattcagaagtatgggacacatgactcaacttatactgattaaaacagaattgtactttgaggaatcagttagtcagtacaaattcggAATAccaccaatacacatgccttatcagaataggaggggagggattcagacaaacacagaggttcaaacaaagtggacaaacaaaagttgataaaattaaaacaaatatgaacagtcttttaaaacaaatcacacggactaaaacaaataaaggaaagaaagcagactcaccttaaacttgaaaagttaaaaagtttgaacccggatttggacagacctttcttaaggctgaacgaactttaatcgaagtgtttctcagatgagaaacacttcgattaaggtccattagaccttaatctctttggctcggactggcatgggccagcgatgaagaactacaaagttctcagaactcagatctgggattcatgcttccctggtcagattcggaccaaaccaagtatggttcggtcacgaggggggtctggggagtatctggtgtgaagctggggtaaaaccgtgtagatcgagtttgactcgaatcttcaaatgaagattcgaggacctggggagTGATTCGAACCCAACggctaacaggtctatgttcagggtggtgagggggttccatggtgttcaagtggaggtcatcggcgttcaggccgccgggtttttggtgaaggtgtgcaggggcggctctagggttcgtgggtttgggtgaagacgacgaggctggggtattggataggggggtagggtaaggatttgggcttatatagttagtgggtgggttgatctcaaccgttagatcaatctagatctacggtttggatctgatggtcttaagtgaaacggtgtcgtttcaagtgttgagggtttgggtttggtccgggtgtaaacgggtcgggtttgttgatgggttatggggattgatcttggccgttgatcactctgagatcaacggcccagatcggaCTGcagtaaaacggtgtcgtttggaatgCCCCCTGAGGCcaactggtctggaccgggtttaacatggggtttgggctgagtttgtttgggcttgtttgttttgaaatcggactggcccaagtccgaactccttctttctttctttttttttctttttttttctttttaattccttaaaataatttgCCAACTAATACCATGTAAACATtggacaacaattatcacacaattaattatactaaacacttaatgacaaaatacaatgaaggacgcacatattttatttttattttaataaacagactacggttcacacgacatatacacatatatatttatatatttttgaataaaacaaacatgggcaaaatcacaaataaccagcaaaaaatgccacgtaaaaatccagcaaatgtatagcaagaccaattgctattattttgtttcttttggagtgattgtcgcgtaaaagcaaaaatcacgtgctcacagataggagtaaggataagaaaagataaGTAAGAAGGTCACGAGAATAGGTAtcaggattaaacccatcaaaccaagagagctgatggttttcataagttatagaaagctcggtACAGTCTGGATGAACTCAGAGGACTATAAGACTAGGAGAAactagaagagatggaatgctgccctagtagtagaataagggtgtaatcgTGATAGATAAGAGGCTGATATTCAGACCTTTGGTTGAGtcatgatttaacgagaaaggaatttcatgaattgtataggattagaatacccccataagatgaatcacattgggattctATGAATacagttattgaagtatagtatcgtccctaggtggatcaagcaaatcacttcaaatgttccgcGATAcgacgtgagccctagtgataatgtattacgtaagaggttgcaattTATTAGTAgtggattatagatcaacattaaggtgaatcaacaatagatggataaaaatTACAAAGTATAAGATGAGATTACACCGTCATATTAAGATGAATAGCAATAAGGAATCCTTAATACATATAGGGTAAGcaacgagagagtaacctggagttgggtaacAGACATTGGTAGTAATAAACTGAaataagagttatggtatagtatgacctacctagtttTAGTAAAGCCATAAGCACAGATAACTGAggctatgaaataagatatatcAATAGTCATAAGTATCTTGTCTAGACTTGGCTTGAAGGAATCTATCTTAGAAGATTGAACTTGTATGACTATTTGCTATGTATTGGGGGCGTTGTATATGCGTGATGGCAAGCGTATATGAAAGTGCCATGGGCTATTCATGCTCTAGATAGATTTTAGGCTACCATATTTCTTTGAATTTACATCATATGCTACTTATGACTTGTTATTCTTGTGTAATTACGTGACCTCTCCTAATTaggttagaaatcatgctttaggctTTTGGACCTTATTGACATTAAATGTTTATTTGTGATATTATGTCGTACTTGTTCTAGTTGTACACTGTTGACATAAGCATGTCTTTGCATGTTAAATTTCTTATGTCCATATGCatcatttcttttatttattgCGCATATGCACACACTTTGTATATGAAAACTCTCATATAGACTGAGGTTaaggcacgtgagttgtctgtgcaagGTGAGTATTgtggcacgtgagttgttcgtacAAGTGTTATTGttattagcacgtgagttgtccatgcagcgCATTGATTTGGATCCGTCCCTCCGGAGTCAGATGAGCACCTATTGTACCTTGGGCCTTGTGTGTTTAGGTTTGTTGCACACTTGCAGAGCGTCGGTTGATGACATCGAGGGTTAATTATGCATAGACATTTTAGACTCATATTCATGGCATGTATAATAATGCTCTGCATGCATATCATATTTATATGCTGATTCGGTGTACTAATATGAGCTTTTGATCATTTTTTACCTGAAAGCATGCTATTTTCTCTGTTAATTGTACCTGATCATCTTATACACTGTTTCTGCTAGATTCTTGTATTGTATATGTTTATGGACTGTTCAGGTTAAGATAGTAAGTATCAGTTGACCAATCTcctcactacttcgccaaggttagttTTGATACATACGGAGTGCATTGGATCCgttatactcatactatacttctgcatatttttgtgcagttCCAGATATTGATACTAGCAGAGCTGAGGAGTAGATCATTGTTGTACTAAAGGAGACTTGAGGTAGTGCGGCTCATTCATCCGCAGGCCTCGAATTCTTTTCATGTTCAAGACTGTTAATTACTTCAGACAGTGTTGTTTTATTTCAAATTGTTGTATTCTGACATTCTTAAAGGTTGTACTACTATTTTCACATATTGGTGTTGGTTTTAGATTTATTTAAGCTCTAGAACTCAGTTAGACTTAATATATTGCTTCATTTCTATTGTTAATTCAGTTGTTGCGTGATTTGGTTCGCCTAACCGACACGTTTGATGTCATCACGGTCACTGGTGGGATTTTGAATCGTAACATCATTATAATTGTGGCCGAAATGTTGAGTGACAGGATGCAATGTGTGCCGGCCACACTGATTTGATTAGCTAGAgagttaggtttttttttttttttttttaaagttagaGAGTTAGTTTGTTGATGATTCTGTtagagaagtttagttaccagttGGCTAGATAATTATGCTATGTAGTAATAGTTCTCAAATTTTCTCATCTATTCTTTCCTGATCATTTCAACTGTTATTATTTTATTCTTTTATAAAGATCTTTTGTTCAATACAGCTAATTTCATTGTTGGGAAGGCTCTAATAATTTGAccctttttcccttttaattgtTTGACTGCATGTGTTATAATTTAGTAACAAACGATTTTAAGTATTTGTCGAATTTTAAAGGTGATCAAACTCAACGGGGTCATGCATATCCAAGTGTGAGTGATAACTTCTACTTAGGTTGATTCAAGTATACGTCATAGATATTTACAACAAAATATCGTGTACAAGCACATAATATGGCACCTGAGTACATTGTGCATCAACTTCTTGTATAAGAAACAAGAGTTTCCCTCAACTAGTCTTCTTTATCATATCCAAAACTACTTTTTAAATCTCTTAAATATTTGAGTATTTGCATTGCTGAACCACGGAGAGCACTCGAGGCTGAGGATCACATCCATGCGCACAAGCTCAACAAATTGTTGGGTCATCCACCTACAAATACAATTCCTATAATTTCACCAACATCAACAACTGCCAACATGTGACCACCTTCATTAACCACTCTCTATCAAGAGCGACGGTTCCTTTCATCTTAACGCAGCAGCTTGTACCAAACAAGACCTGTTCTTGAGAAGCTGTCAAGCACAGGTGATATGGTTTAGCACAGAACAAATGGAGTAGCTTCAAGCTTGCAAAACTTTTATGATATCATTATGCAAGTGCAACTACAGAATGAGATTCCTGAATTGCATTTCCAGTAAGCAAAGGACTCTTCTGAAACTCATTTCTCAACTGTCCACAAGCAGCACTTGCATCAAGTCCCCGTGTTTGACGTACACTAGCAGTTACTTTACGAGATTCAAGAGCAGAGACAAAAGCAAGAACCTGCACCAACAAATTCAACGTGAATGCATCAATGCAAGATAAACTCAGATGAAGTGTTCGGAAGGAAGATAAATGGGGAAATCCGTCAGCGAAGGTTGTAGAGGTTGGATGAAGCATACTGATCTTTTGGATGGACGCTTATACTCCGAGCCCTCTATTGGATTAAATGGTATTAAGTTCACATGATGACCACGACCCCATTCATGAAGCAATTCTGCCAGTTCAATTGCATGCTCGACCGAATCGTTCACTCCGGCTGCCAAAAAGCGAAAATTGAAAGCCACGTACTTAGCACATGTTCTCTAGACAGTCTACCACTAaggggaaaaaaaagaagagaagaattcACTGAATACCTAAAAGTGTATATTCAAAGGAAACCCGTCTTCTAGTTTCCAGGAAGTAGTCCTTGCAATCCTTCATAATTGCATTCAAAGGGTAGGACTTTGCACTTGGTACAATCTTTTCCCGAAGATTCTGATTTGGAGCATGTAAGCTGATGTACAGCGGTGAAACAAAGTAGAGATCAGAAATTCTAGATAGCTAAGGATAAATCAGCAGGAACAAAAGAATGTCTCCGTTAATATGCAAATCTTCACAGCTCTATGTAGGCCAATATAAGAGTCCTCGAGAAAACTTGCTGTAAAGTCCCAGTGAAAAAATGAAACTAATCGCATCATGAGATATATAAAGTTCCACCAATATCTGAACTGTCCATTTTAAATTCCTTGCCTAGAGTTGCAGATAACCGCTCTTCAACTTTTGCAAATCCGGTGTTTCTATTCAATGgcaagaaaaaaaatgatttaGGACACAATCCCAGTACACTTGCTTCTTATGCTACATCTTGTCCAGATCTGTTGGCCACACTTCTCTGAAATTAAGTGGGGTATCAACTTTCTTGCTACTGAAATGTAGTAGCTTCATGGTTTCTTAAATCTAAAGTCGTCATTAGAGATTTGGTAGCAAACATCATTCTTATGCTTTTATTCAATGTTTAAGTTTAGCCTGCATATGGGCTAGAACAATCCCCAAAGTAGTATAAAAGCCACATATCAGGAGGCAAGGACATTATGCGAAGGGGCACAAGAAAATCTATATGCTGTAAACTAAGGGCTCAGACTAatcctttattttatttataaaaaggGCTCAGAATAATCCTTACAACATATtggaagaaggaaataagcaCCCAAAGTCCCACACCACTACCATAGCAGTGCAAAATATTCTGAATCTCGTGGACACAACTAGCAGCAGTTAATAACGAAAAGCCAGAAGTATCTGCTACCAGACATGCATTTCTCAGCTATCATTTTAAGattctttttcttcccttttgTTGTGCTTTATTTGAGTTGCTAGTGTGTATAGTGTTTTTGGGAGTAACTACTACCTGAGAGCCAATGTTGACTGAAGTTTGTAAGATGCGAGCTTCTTTATGGTGTTTGGAACTCCAACAGTTGAAATCGTAATCATCCTTTGCCCAATCAAAATATCCttataagaaaagaaagaattcAAATTCATACTACAACATATGAAATAACATGGAACAATATGCTGCTTTTCTACAAAACTTAAAGGGTCAACTATATGGAAGAATGATCCTACCACTCTTGTGTCAGCTCTTGGCACTTATTGTCCAGTGCCTTTATATTACTTCATCAAGTTTGATTTACATTTGAAGGAAACAATTTCTCTAGCAAGACATAATAGATCTCTCAGTCACTTGCATATTCCAGATACTTTTACCCTCCGAAAAGTAGTAAGAACCAAGTGCCCACATTTTTCAAGGTGAATATTCATAGAAAGCTATTCAAGCAGCAGGGCCAATTATGCAATGAAATGCATGTTTAAGCAATCGACATGCTACTTAACCTCAGAATCTGTCAATATTCTTGAAGGCAACAGAATCTTGGGAGCCTTTTATACCAAGAGAAACATATAAAATACACTCTTGTAGAAAAGGACTGGAAATACATTGTACCAGAAAACATTTCTAGTTCAATCAACATGTCAGACTCGAGGGAGGAACTGAAATGAACAAAGTCATATCAAGGATGTTACAAGACCTTATTCAGGCAACGATGTGCTTCAAGGACTTCTTTCATGTTCAACATTGGCTCCCCCATACCCATAAACACAACGTTTGTCACTCTCTGCTTGAATAGCTCTTCTATTGCCAAGACCTGCAGTAATTATAAATCAAAGTAATCTCCTCAAGTTTATGCCACAAAGACATACCATGTTCTTGAATTTGGCATCAACAAGAAAACGAAAATCAATACGTGTGCCCACAGAATCCTCTTGACTGTGATCAAGTTAAAGTTCAAAACCATGACTGATAAGGGTAACAGTTTTTAGCAGCTATGGTATGTTAACAGGCCATCCATTTTCTATCCAAAATGATGGATAGAGTATGTTGACAGGCCATCCATTTTCTATCCAAAATGATGGATAGAAAATCTATAGAAATCCCACGATATAGCTTTTATAGC
This genomic stretch from Nicotiana sylvestris chromosome 9, ASM39365v2, whole genome shotgun sequence harbors:
- the LOC104221485 gene encoding uncharacterized protein, with the translated sequence MAMALLQYGCSLPLSRALRSRTFTVASSSVRVPSLKKASQMDSHVLLGLSDEHLQQIALDFGQKSFRGKQLYHLIYKRKVKEIQEFSQLPLAFRSDLEEAGWRVGRSPIHKAVTAADGTIKLLIKLEDNRLVETVGIPVKDKDGSSRLTACVSSQVGCPLRCSFCATGKGGFSRNLKSHEIVDQVLAIEELFKQRVTNVVFMGMGEPMLNMKEVLEAHRCLNKDILIGQRMITISTVGVPNTIKKLASYKLQSTLALSLHAPNQNLREKIVPSAKSYPLNAIMKDCKDYFLETRRRVSFEYTLLAGVNDSVEHAIELAELLHEWGRGHHVNLIPFNPIEGSEYKRPSKRSVLAFVSALESRKVTASVRQTRGLDASAACGQLRNEFQKSPLLTGNAIQESHSVVALA